One Helicoverpa armigera isolate CAAS_96S chromosome 12, ASM3070526v1, whole genome shotgun sequence DNA window includes the following coding sequences:
- the LOC110378577 gene encoding uncharacterized protein LOC110378577 codes for MGKFQACIAVACVITVAIFCCMCYLMTTVDPPPLERDATHGDKTVYSNVIFDNPPASVGYGLERADLRTMGYPTYRPTQIYPNNNFNVMWQYTPRKLVEMWPTGTDYAEQPARTEPTPELKVLNKTEEVDRETTITYADINMNDTLSLLPLKRSVKDVRNHGNDRNSIILKVLANESNQIVIQIKIGSNDEQETKISEDTNKERKTTLNMSVKTNNSDELERSELANKTVMNILKNDSVIVHKYDDRISSYSSVKTTTVKVNENVTVATTLANQDNSTKNYKNSTKTRNVTNTSARNIINNISLTTKEVKNDTNYNITVSKQDLIANITKLLENITAVTATNKVIISNTLLQKMKPVQISKPRTNRTEKATVNKVKISTNLTTVKTTVSSTKQTTKATLLTTAKYMNATKDNSTTSIR; via the exons ATGGGTAAGTTTCAAGCGTGCATCGCAGTGGCCTGTGTTATAACAGTTGCCATATTCTGTTGCATGTGCTATCTCATGACCACTGTCGATCCCCCGCCGTTGGAGCGGGACGCCACTCACGGTGACAAGACTGTG TATTCAAATGTGATTTTCGATAATCCTCCGGCATCGGTTGGCTATGGCCTAGAGAGAGCTGACCTTAGAACTATGGGATATCCTACATACAGACCCACTCAGATTTACCCAAATAACAACTTCAATGTTATGTGGCAGTACACGCCACGAAAACTTGTGGAAATGTGGCCGACAGGCACAGATTATGCCGAACAACCCGCCCGCACAGAGCCAACCCCTGaactaaaagttttaaataaaacagaagAAGTTGATCGTGAAACAACCATAACTTATGCCGATATTAACATGAACGATACCCTATCTCTTTTACCACTCAAAAGATCTGTTAAAGATGTAAGAAACCATGGAAATGATCGAAATTCTATTATTCTGAAGGTGCTCGCTAATGAGAGCAACCAGATTgtaattcaaatcaaaatagGTTCCAATGATGAACAAGAGACCAAGATTTCGGAAGACACGAACAAAGAAAGGAAAACTACATTAAATATGTCAGTGAAAACGAATAATAGTGATGAGCTTGAAAGAAGCGAACTTGCAAATAAAACTGTAATGAATATACTGAAGAACGATTCTGTGATTGTTCACAAATATGATGATAGGATCAGTTCGTACAGCAGTGTGAAAACTACTACTGTCaaagtaaatgaaaatgttACTGTAGCTACCACATTAGCTAATCAGGATAACTCCACTAAGAACTATAAAAATAGTACGAAAACCAGAAATGTCACTAACACAAGTGCTAGAAACATCATAAATAATATCAGCTTAACTACTAAAGAAGTCAAAAATGatacaaattacaatataaCAGTAAGCAAACAGGATTTAATAGCGAACATAACGAAACTTCTAGAAAATATAACTGCAGTAACGGCTACCAATAAAGTAATCATATCTAATACGTTACTTCAGAAAATGAAACCTGTACAAATCTCTAAACCAAGAACAAATAGAACTGAAAAAGCCACTGtaaataaagtgaaaattaGTACCAATCTTACCACAGTTAAAACTACTGTCTCTTCAACGAAACAGACTACTAAAGCTACTTTACTTACAACTGCCAAATACATGAACGCTACTAAAGATAATTCGACAACTAGTATTAGATAA